A DNA window from Penaeus vannamei isolate JL-2024 chromosome 5, ASM4276789v1, whole genome shotgun sequence contains the following coding sequences:
- the LOC138861703 gene encoding uncharacterized protein: MTKSSRQQTLTVMAVALCLSLATAQTFEYSRGWTNGRKRSEGSPSVGMGPAGSPILGLLSSSAFQIPGKSVRSRLNALEDSLDDAFGRSDDLFVGGGAGGFAEN, from the exons ATGACAAAATCCTCCAGGCAGCAGACACTGACGGTGATGGCGGTCGCCCTATGCCTCAGTCTGGCTACTGCGCAGACCTTCGAATACAGTAGAG GATGGACGAACGGCCGAAAGCGCTCAGAAGGAAGTCCCAGCGTGGGGATGGGTCCTGCAGGCTCTCCTATCCTCGGTCTCCTTTCGTCCAGCGCCTTCCAGATCCCCGGCAAG AGCGTGAGGAGCCGACTGAATGCGCTGGAGGACAGTCTGGACGACGCCTTCGGGAGAAGCGATGACCTCTTCGTGGGCGGCGGCGCTGGGGGCTTCGCTGAGAATTAG